One segment of Mastomys coucha isolate ucsf_1 unplaced genomic scaffold, UCSF_Mcou_1 pScaffold23, whole genome shotgun sequence DNA contains the following:
- the Fut4 gene encoding alpha-(1,3)-fucosyltransferase 4 yields the protein MAPARRELQHESRCRPSRPVDAWRAAAATRGHCMGTPGVRRRSRRGGWRLPRSFSALAAVGLLCTALTACICWGQLPPLPWASPSPQRPVGVLLWWEPFGGRGGHPKPPPNCSRRFNISGCRLLTDRAAYGEAQAVLFHHRDLVKGPPDWPPPWGAQERTDEALALRMFDDQEGAVMLAGEALETAGSRPPGQRWVWMNFESPSHTPGLRGLAKDLFNWTLSYRTDSDVFVPYGFLYPRSDPTDQPPGLGPPLARKRGLVAWVVSNWNERQARVRYYHQLSRHVSVDVFGRVGPGKPVPAIGLLHTVARYKFYLAFENSQHVDYITEKLWRNAFLAGAVPVVLGPDRANYERFVPRGAFIHVDDFPSAASLAAYLLFLDRNVAVYRRYFHWRRSFAVHLTSFWDEPWCRTCQAVQTSGDQPKSIHNLADWFQR from the coding sequence ATGGCCCCGGCCAGGCGAGAGCTACAGCATGAGAGCCGGTGCCGCCCCTCACGGCCGGTGGACGCGTGGCGAGCCGCGGCGGCTACTCGTGGGCACTGCATGGGGACGCCGGGGGTCCGGCGTCGCTCACGGCGCGGAGGCTGGAGACTACCCCGGAGCTTCTCTGCGCTGGCGGCAGTGGGACTACTGTGCACCGCGTTGACCGCCTGCATCTGCTGGGGACAGCTGCCGCCACTGCCCTGGGCATCCCCATCCCCGCAACGCCCGGTGGGTGTGCTGCTCTGGTGGGAACCCTTTGGGGGGCGCGGCGGCCACCCCAAGCCTCCCCCCAATTGCAGCCGGCGCTTCAACATCAGCGGCTGCCGCTTGCTCACCGACCGCGCGGCCTACGGGGAGGCTCAAGCAGTGCTGTTCCACCACCGCGACCTGGTGAAGGGACCCCCCGACTGGCCCCCGCCCTGGGGCGCCCAAGAACGCACGGATGAGGCGCTGGCGCTACGCATGTTCGACGACCAGGAGGGAGCGGTGATGCTAGCTGGAGAAGCCCTAGAGACCGCAGGCTCTCGTCCCCCGGGTCAGCGGTGGGTGTGGATGAACTTCGAATCGCCCTCCCATACTCCAGGGCTGAGGGGCTTGGCCAAGGACCTCTTCAACTGGACACTGTCCTACCGGACCGACTCGGATGTCTTCGTGCCCTATGGCTTCCTCTACCCCAGGAGCGATCCAACTGACCAGCCTCCAGGCTTGGGCCCTCCACTGGCTCGCAAGCGGGGACTGGTGGCCTGGGTTGTGAGCAATTGGAACGAGCGCCAGGCACGAGTCCGTTACTACCACCAGCTGAGTCGGCACGTGTCTGTGGACGTGTTTGGCCGGGTGGGACCCGGAAAACCAGTGCCAGCCATCGGGCTGCTGCACACTGTGGCCCGCTACAAGTTTTACCTGGCCTTTGAGAACTCACAGCACGTGGATTACATCACCGAGAAGCTGTGGCGGAATGCCTTTCTGGCTGGGGCCGTACCAGTGGTGCTCGGTCCAGATCGTGCCAACTATGAGCGCTTCGTGCCTCGTGGCGCCTTCATCCACGTGGACGATTTCCCTAGTGCTGCCTCCCTGGCTGCCTACCTGCTCTTTCTCGACCGAAACGTGGCTGTCTATCGCCGCTACTTCCACTGGCGCCGGAGCTTTGCAGTACACCTCACTTCTTTCTGGGATGAGCCATGGTGCCGGACATGCCAAGCTGTGCAGACCTCTGGGGACCAGCCCAAGAGCATCCATAACTTGGCAGACTGGTTCCAGCGATGA